Genomic window (Sediminispirochaeta smaragdinae DSM 11293):
GTTCAGGAGAATGTAAAAGAGTTGTGCCCTTTTCTTGGTCGGCTTATAATACTCCCAGGTCATTTTGTTGGTTATCTGCATGAATTTCGTGATGATAAAGTGAGTTATACACAATTTCTTTTTTGAGAATTTATTTGGAGTATTTTTCATGAAGCAACTGAGGCTCTTTTCCATAATAATTATGGTTCTATTTATACTATCATGTTCTACAATTCCTTATTCAGGAATGGAGGTTATTTCAGAAACTGAAGGTTACAATTACTTTATTAGAAATAAAGAATCCAACTCTTTGATCATTTATATTAATGGAAGTGGATATAAATCAGTTTTAGGCTTACGAGATCATAATCATAAATGGACTGAAACAACCTTATCCAATCCTCTTTCTCAGCATTTCAGAGATAGTTATAATATCCTTATCCCTGAGAAATTAGATTTTTCTCCAGGAGAAATATATTTGGACAATCCTGAAGTATTGAGTAAGTCGACAGTCCAAGCTCTTGGGCTACGTTATTCTGGAAAAATTGACAGCTTCTTACGTAAGAACAATTTTGATGAGATTATTTTGATTGGAACCTCAGAAGGCGGAGCACTGTTACCATTCATTTATGAGAATCTGGAATATAAAAATGAAATTGACAAGATGGTGATTTGGAGTGGAGGAGGTCTTAGCCAACTGAAAGAGTTTCAAATCTTAAGAGATTCTTCTGTGGAAATGCCAGATCAATATCGTGAACTTTGTGGTCAAGTTACTGAGATGGCCGACACCATTAGTAAGGATCCCGAAGCTATCGATCGATATTACTTAGGACATCCATATATCCGCTGGAGTAGTTTTTTTGAGTATGAGCCTATTGAACTTATTAAAGGCATAAAAATCCCTATCCTTTTCATTCATGGTGAACTGGATTGGTCAACACCAGTTGAATCAACACGAATAATTGAAGACTCAAATATTTCAGATTTATTTGATTTCTACTATTATCCCAAAATGGAACATAGTCCTTCATCAGTTTCTGAATTAAAAAAAGTTCTTAAAGACATTGAAAAATGGTTAATTGGTTGAACGCTCCCGACGGCTCTGCTT
Coding sequences:
- a CDS encoding alpha/beta hydrolase; protein product: MKQLRLFSIIIMVLFILSCSTIPYSGMEVISETEGYNYFIRNKESNSLIIYINGSGYKSVLGLRDHNHKWTETTLSNPLSQHFRDSYNILIPEKLDFSPGEIYLDNPEVLSKSTVQALGLRYSGKIDSFLRKNNFDEIILIGTSEGGALLPFIYENLEYKNEIDKMVIWSGGGLSQLKEFQILRDSSVEMPDQYRELCGQVTEMADTISKDPEAIDRYYLGHPYIRWSSFFEYEPIELIKGIKIPILFIHGELDWSTPVESTRIIEDSNISDLFDFYYYPKMEHSPSSVSELKKVLKDIEKWLIG